From the Entomomonas sp. E2T0 genome, one window contains:
- the topA gene encoding type I DNA topoisomerase, which produces MGKSLVIVESPAKAKTINKYLGNQYIVKSSIGHIRDLPTGTTKVAATAKGKKVADTSVSPKERAKQQLFKRMGVNPEHGWKAHYEILPGKEKVVDELKKLAKEADTIYLATDLDREGEAIAWHLREAIGGDDSRYKRVVFNEITQKAIQSAFAEPGELDLNRVNAQQARRFLDRVVGFMISPLLWQKIARGLSAGRVQSVAVRLIVEREREIRAFIPEEFWQIVADLATAKKENINFEVVKQLGQAFRPTNKEQADKALQLLEKAAYKVVKREDKPTSSKPTAPFITSTLQQAASTRLGFSVKKTMMMAQRLYEAGYITYMRTDSTNLSADAIDMVRGYIDSEFGKKYLPAKAITYSSKNNAQEAHEAIRPSDVNLRATQLSGMERDAERLYELIWCQFVACQMPPAEYLSTTVTVEAGDFELKAKGRILKFDGYTKVLAAVGKTSEDQVLPAISEGEILQLIKLNPSQHFTKPAPRYSEASLVKELEKRGIGRPSTYASIISTIQERGYVTLHNRRFYAEKMGDIVTERLTESFDDLMDYNFTAHMEENLDQIAEGDMPWKKLLDSFYKGFSQKLEKAEQSDEGMRANTPTLTPLIKCKECGRDMMIRTASTGVFLGCSGYNLPPKERCKATINLIPGDEIAQDDEGESEARVLHNKHRCPKCGTAMDAYLMDEHHKLHICGNNPDCDGYQIEEGSFKIKGYEGPVLECDRCGSEMQLKTGRFGKFFACTNADCKNTRKLLANGQPAPPKMDAVPMPELKCEKVDDTYVLRDGASGLFLAASQFPRKRETRAPLVKELIPHKAEIDPKYHYLCDAPVKDPDGNFSIIRFSRKTKEQYVQTEINGKPTGWKAFYDGKKWLVTDKATTKK; this is translated from the coding sequence ATGGGTAAGTCACTGGTCATTGTAGAATCTCCAGCTAAGGCTAAAACGATTAATAAATATTTAGGCAATCAATATATTGTTAAATCAAGTATTGGTCATATTCGTGATCTGCCTACAGGGACTACTAAAGTAGCCGCAACGGCCAAGGGAAAGAAGGTAGCAGATACTAGCGTGTCGCCTAAAGAACGAGCCAAGCAACAATTATTTAAGCGTATGGGTGTGAATCCAGAGCATGGTTGGAAAGCTCATTATGAGATTCTACCAGGCAAAGAAAAAGTAGTAGATGAGCTAAAAAAATTAGCAAAAGAAGCTGATACTATCTATCTAGCTACCGACTTGGATAGAGAGGGAGAAGCTATTGCATGGCATTTAAGAGAGGCTATCGGTGGTGATGATAGCCGCTATAAGCGAGTAGTTTTTAATGAGATTACTCAGAAAGCTATTCAAAGTGCATTTGCTGAACCTGGTGAATTAGATCTTAATCGAGTTAATGCACAACAAGCACGTCGCTTTTTAGACCGTGTTGTAGGTTTTATGATTTCGCCATTGTTATGGCAAAAAATTGCTCGTGGTTTGTCAGCAGGGCGTGTACAGTCAGTAGCTGTTCGCTTAATTGTTGAGCGAGAAAGGGAAATCCGTGCTTTTATTCCTGAAGAGTTCTGGCAAATTGTGGCTGATTTGGCAACAGCAAAAAAAGAAAATATCAATTTTGAAGTTGTGAAACAGCTAGGCCAAGCATTTCGTCCCACTAATAAAGAGCAAGCTGATAAAGCTTTACAGCTTTTAGAAAAAGCAGCTTATAAAGTTGTTAAACGTGAAGATAAACCTACTAGTAGTAAGCCAACGGCACCTTTTATTACTTCTACTTTGCAGCAGGCTGCAAGTACCCGTTTAGGTTTTTCGGTTAAGAAAACAATGATGATGGCGCAACGCTTATATGAAGCGGGTTATATTACCTATATGCGTACGGATTCAACTAATTTATCTGCGGATGCTATTGATATGGTGCGCGGCTATATTGATAGTGAGTTTGGTAAAAAATATTTACCTGCTAAGGCTATTACTTATTCTAGTAAAAATAATGCACAAGAAGCTCATGAGGCTATTCGTCCGTCAGATGTTAATTTGCGAGCTACTCAGTTATCAGGTATGGAGCGTGATGCTGAACGTCTCTATGAGTTAATTTGGTGTCAGTTTGTTGCTTGTCAAATGCCTCCTGCAGAGTATTTATCTACAACAGTCACTGTTGAAGCTGGAGATTTTGAGTTAAAGGCTAAAGGCCGTATACTTAAATTTGATGGTTATACAAAAGTACTTGCTGCTGTAGGTAAAACATCGGAAGATCAGGTGTTACCAGCTATCAGTGAAGGTGAAATACTGCAATTAATTAAACTAAATCCATCACAACATTTTACTAAACCTGCTCCCCGTTATTCTGAAGCAAGTTTAGTAAAAGAGTTAGAAAAGCGTGGAATTGGTCGTCCTTCTACTTATGCATCTATTATTTCTACTATTCAAGAACGTGGTTATGTCACTTTACATAATCGTCGTTTTTATGCAGAAAAGATGGGAGATATTGTTACTGAGCGCTTAACAGAAAGTTTTGATGATTTAATGGATTACAACTTTACAGCTCATATGGAAGAAAATCTTGACCAGATTGCAGAAGGTGACATGCCTTGGAAAAAGCTACTAGATAGCTTTTATAAGGGGTTTAGTCAAAAATTGGAGAAGGCAGAGCAGTCAGATGAAGGCATGCGAGCCAATACACCTACTTTAACCCCTTTAATTAAATGTAAAGAGTGCGGTCGGGATATGATGATCCGTACTGCTTCAACAGGTGTTTTTTTAGGCTGTTCAGGGTATAACCTGCCACCTAAGGAACGTTGTAAAGCAACGATTAATTTGATTCCTGGTGATGAAATTGCCCAAGATGACGAGGGAGAGTCAGAAGCTCGAGTATTGCATAATAAGCATCGTTGTCCTAAGTGTGGTACAGCTATGGATGCTTATTTAATGGATGAACATCACAAGCTGCATATTTGTGGTAATAACCCTGATTGTGATGGCTATCAGATTGAAGAGGGTAGTTTTAAGATTAAAGGTTATGAAGGGCCTGTATTAGAATGTGATCGCTGTGGTAGTGAAATGCAGTTAAAAACGGGACGTTTTGGAAAATTCTTTGCTTGTACCAATGCTGACTGTAAAAATACCCGTAAGTTATTAGCGAATGGCCAACCTGCACCACCTAAAATGGATGCAGTACCCATGCCTGAACTTAAGTGCGAAAAAGTTGATGACACTTATGTGTTACGTGATGGTGCTTCAGGATTATTTTTAGCTGCTAGTCAATTTCCTAGAAAGCGTGAAACAAGAGCGCCTTTAGTTAAAGAGTTAATTCCTCATAAAGCAGAGATTGACCCTAAATACCACTACCT
- a CDS encoding disulfide isomerase DsbC N-terminal domain-containing protein encodes MLLKKVLLGLTVSLAVFTGLANAAEKTVENKFKTMLPDVVVKEVGKSPIQGFYQIQVDSGKVFYMSEDGKYLIQGYLFELNDKTPKNLTLETEEKFVANLINNIDKSSMVVFKAKDNQPKTHVTIFTDTSCPYCHRLHEGVPALNERGIEVRYLAFPREGFASRGFEELQKVWCSDNQQEAMNQLMQEIPVKSVKKCNTPIVEQYVLGQKIGIRGTPAIILENGHIIPGYQPTPQLINEALAARPSTK; translated from the coding sequence ATGTTGTTAAAGAAAGTATTACTAGGATTAACAGTTAGTTTGGCTGTTTTTACAGGTCTAGCTAATGCAGCAGAGAAAACAGTAGAAAATAAATTTAAGACCATGCTACCTGATGTTGTTGTTAAAGAAGTTGGTAAAAGCCCTATACAAGGTTTTTATCAAATTCAAGTAGATAGTGGTAAAGTTTTCTATATGTCAGAAGATGGTAAATACCTTATTCAAGGGTATTTATTTGAGTTAAATGATAAAACACCAAAAAATCTTACATTGGAAACTGAAGAAAAGTTTGTTGCTAATTTAATTAATAACATTGATAAATCGTCAATGGTTGTGTTTAAGGCAAAAGATAATCAACCTAAAACACACGTTACTATCTTTACAGATACAAGTTGTCCTTATTGCCATCGATTACATGAAGGTGTGCCAGCATTAAATGAACGTGGTATAGAGGTACGTTACTTGGCTTTCCCTCGTGAAGGTTTTGCTTCACGTGGTTTTGAGGAGCTACAAAAAGTATGGTGCTCAGATAACCAACAAGAAGCTATGAATCAATTAATGCAAGAAATTCCTGTGAAAAGTGTTAAAAAATGTAATACCCCCATTGTTGAGCAATATGTATTAGGTCAAAAAATAGGTATTAGAGGAACACCTGCTATTATTTTAGAAAATGGTCATATAATTCCAGGTTACCAACCAACACCTCAATTAATTAATGAAGCATTAGCAGCAAGACCTTCCACTAAATAA
- a CDS encoding SLC13 family permease: MNIDLIVVLCLLAIAIVAFMMNKPRMDFVALTVIVVFPLTGILTVNETLSGFSDSSIILIAAFFVIGESLVRTGIAYSVGEWLIKQARNSETRLIVLLMGSVALLGSVMSSTGIVAIFIPIVLSIASHMKADPKRLMMPLSFAALISGMLTLVATAPNLVVSSKLEEMGFEAFSFFSFTPIGLIILFVGIGYMLFARRLLVAPKDSEVLSNTGKRNLTDLIRDYKLSGRNRRLRVNSGSLMIGKTIEELQLRARFGANIIGVEREKRITHKVLDASSNLEIKMGDILLVDFFYKETVDDFCNAFQLTKLAFKGDYFTDQSRSIGMAEVSLPPESKLIGKNILEIGFRSTYRLNVVGLRRNGESLENDITNESLKLGDTLLVIGTWKAIKNLQTHNQDFLVLSLPAEIDNVAPALSKAPYAIIALLITVGLMISGFFPNVIVALLGCLLMGAFRCIDMDSAYKSIHWQSLILIVGMFPFAAALQKTGGVDLAVSGLLSVVGNSNPHLLIGALFALTAIIGLFISNTATAILLAPIAINAAQHVGASPYPFAMTIAIAASAAFMTPVSSPVNTLVVGPGRYKFMDFIKIGVPFTILVMIICIIFVPILFPLHPNLS, encoded by the coding sequence ATGAATATCGATTTAATTGTTGTGCTTTGCCTGTTAGCAATAGCCATCGTTGCTTTTATGATGAATAAGCCTCGCATGGACTTTGTAGCATTAACAGTTATTGTTGTTTTTCCATTAACAGGCATTTTAACTGTTAATGAAACTTTATCAGGCTTTAGTGATAGCAGTATTATTTTAATTGCTGCTTTCTTTGTTATTGGAGAAAGCTTAGTACGTACGGGAATAGCCTATAGTGTTGGCGAATGGCTAATTAAACAAGCCAGAAATAGTGAAACTCGACTTATAGTATTACTGATGGGTTCTGTTGCTCTGTTGGGTTCTGTTATGAGCTCTACAGGTATAGTAGCCATTTTTATTCCTATTGTTCTAAGCATTGCCAGCCACATGAAAGCTGACCCTAAACGGTTGATGATGCCACTTAGTTTTGCCGCCTTAATCAGTGGTATGTTAACGCTCGTTGCTACCGCACCCAACTTAGTTGTTAGCAGTAAATTAGAAGAAATGGGATTTGAAGCATTTAGCTTTTTCTCTTTTACGCCTATTGGCTTAATTATTCTTTTTGTGGGCATTGGTTACATGCTCTTTGCCCGTCGTTTATTAGTAGCTCCAAAAGATTCTGAAGTTTTATCCAACACCGGTAAACGTAACCTAACGGATTTAATTAGAGATTATAAGCTATCTGGTAGAAATAGAAGGCTTCGTGTCAATTCAGGCTCGCTAATGATTGGTAAAACCATTGAAGAACTACAACTTAGGGCTCGCTTTGGAGCTAATATCATTGGCGTTGAAAGAGAAAAACGAATCACTCATAAAGTACTAGATGCTTCCTCTAACTTAGAAATTAAAATGGGAGATATTTTACTAGTAGATTTCTTTTATAAAGAAACGGTTGATGACTTTTGTAATGCTTTTCAACTCACTAAATTAGCCTTTAAAGGTGACTATTTTACTGACCAATCTCGCTCTATTGGTATGGCTGAAGTTTCCCTCCCCCCTGAATCAAAATTAATTGGTAAAAATATTCTAGAAATAGGATTCCGTTCCACTTATCGACTTAATGTTGTTGGTTTACGACGCAATGGCGAGTCCTTAGAAAATGATATTACTAATGAAAGTTTAAAATTAGGTGATACCTTACTAGTAATAGGTACATGGAAAGCGATTAAGAATCTACAAACACATAACCAAGATTTCTTAGTACTCAGTTTACCCGCAGAAATTGATAATGTTGCTCCTGCTTTAAGTAAAGCACCTTATGCCATTATTGCTTTATTAATTACTGTTGGTCTAATGATTAGTGGCTTTTTCCCCAACGTTATTGTTGCGCTGCTAGGCTGTTTACTAATGGGTGCATTTCGTTGTATTGATATGGATAGTGCTTATAAATCAATTCATTGGCAAAGTCTTATCCTTATTGTGGGCATGTTTCCTTTCGCTGCTGCTTTACAAAAAACAGGGGGCGTAGATTTAGCCGTATCAGGTCTATTAAGTGTGGTAGGCAACTCTAATCCTCATTTATTAATTGGTGCACTATTTGCCTTAACAGCTATTATTGGTTTATTTATCTCCAATACAGCCACAGCCATTTTACTTGCTCCAATTGCTATTAATGCTGCACAACATGTTGGTGCATCGCCCTATCCATTTGCCATGACCATTGCCATTGCTGCCTCTGCTGCATTTATGACACCTGTTTCATCACCTGTAAATACATTAGTAGTGGGGCCTGGCCGCTATAAATTTATGGATTTTATTAAAATAGGGGTACCCTTTACTATACTTGTTATGATAATTTGTATTATCTTTGTACCCATATTATTCCCTTTACACCCTAATCTTTCATAA
- the yejK gene encoding nucleoid-associated protein YejK — MPIYHSIVHLIDKKPDGTPATLHASEHELKESSALENLLTDLNESYNAKPNKAWGYFHEESGAYPFSGWLTGYLEQQQNFIEFSKQATEHLQKLMEESNLSMGGYVLIAHYQQGMTDYLTITLLHHTKGVAVNDSLEVTEAKHLDLSQLHLAARINLSEWQNNKQSKQYISFIRGKNGKKVSDYFRDFIGCQEGVDAPSETRTLLKAFSDYVEDEDYSEDQTKQKTDTLVSYASTQARLGEAISLDELSELMNEETPKAFYDYIRNKDYGLSPAIPPDKRTLNQFRRFTGRAEGLSISFEAHLLGSRIEYDEANDTLLIHQVPTKLKDQLKRNSK, encoded by the coding sequence ATGCCTATTTACCATAGCATTGTCCATTTAATTGATAAAAAGCCAGATGGCACACCTGCTACTCTGCATGCTAGTGAGCATGAATTAAAAGAATCCTCTGCTTTAGAAAACCTACTGACAGACTTAAACGAAAGTTATAATGCTAAGCCAAATAAAGCATGGGGTTACTTCCATGAAGAATCAGGTGCTTATCCTTTTAGTGGTTGGCTAACAGGTTACTTAGAACAGCAACAAAACTTTATAGAGTTTAGTAAACAAGCAACCGAACACCTACAAAAATTAATGGAAGAATCAAATCTTTCAATGGGTGGCTATGTGTTGATTGCCCATTATCAACAAGGAATGACTGACTACTTAACTATTACTCTTTTACACCATACCAAGGGGGTTGCTGTTAATGATAGTCTAGAGGTTACAGAAGCTAAACACCTTGATTTATCACAATTGCATTTAGCAGCTCGGATTAACCTATCTGAGTGGCAGAATAATAAGCAATCCAAACAATATATTTCTTTCATTCGTGGTAAAAATGGAAAAAAAGTATCTGATTACTTCCGTGATTTTATTGGTTGCCAAGAAGGTGTAGATGCACCCAGTGAAACACGTACTTTACTAAAAGCTTTTAGTGACTATGTAGAAGATGAAGATTATTCTGAAGATCAGACTAAGCAAAAGACTGATACACTAGTCAGTTACGCCAGCACTCAAGCCAGATTAGGTGAAGCGATTTCCTTAGATGAGCTTTCTGAACTAATGAATGAAGAAACACCTAAAGCTTTTTACGATTATATTCGTAATAAAGACTATGGACTTTCACCTGCCATTCCACCAGACAAACGTACCTTAAACCAATTTAGACGTTTTACTGGTCGTGCTGAAGGGCTTTCTATTAGCTTTGAGGCACACTTGTTAGGTTCGCGTATTGAATATGATGAAGCGAACGATACTTTGTTGATTCATCAAGTACCCACCAAATTAAAAGATCAATTAAAGCGTAATTCTAAGTAA
- a CDS encoding esterase/lipase family protein yields the protein MFSKKAKTKYPIVLVHGLFGFSRIAGYPYFFNIPATLRRHGATVFIPTVSATNTTEERGEQLLAEVHKILKKTGAKKVNLIGHSQGAPTSRYVAGEHPELVASVTSVSGVNFGSEIADLVMDALQCKLPTEIANLVVSTFGSLISLLSGKPFAPQDALGSLTSLTTEGTAAFNKKYPYGLPTTWGGEGKELESNGVRYYSWGGIIKKNLINEGLNHVDPTHVLLLVLSSLFKKEAHQNDGLVGRFSMHLGKVIGTDFQMDHADTINQVAGVHPITPDPVDLYVAHAARLKAKGL from the coding sequence ATGTTCAGTAAAAAAGCTAAAACCAAATACCCAATCGTGTTAGTACATGGTTTATTTGGCTTCAGTCGCATTGCAGGTTATCCGTACTTTTTCAATATTCCAGCTACCTTAAGAAGACACGGTGCTACCGTGTTTATTCCCACGGTATCTGCTACCAATACTACTGAAGAACGTGGTGAACAACTATTGGCTGAAGTACACAAAATTTTAAAGAAAACAGGTGCTAAAAAAGTCAATCTAATCGGTCATAGCCAAGGCGCCCCCACTTCTCGTTACGTTGCTGGGGAACATCCAGAGTTGGTGGCTTCGGTTACCTCCGTAAGTGGCGTTAACTTCGGTTCAGAAATAGCTGATTTAGTAATGGATGCCCTACAGTGCAAATTGCCAACAGAAATTGCTAATTTAGTGGTAAGCACTTTTGGCTCATTAATATCTTTATTAAGTGGCAAACCCTTTGCACCACAAGATGCACTGGGCTCACTAACCAGTTTAACCACTGAAGGCACAGCCGCTTTTAATAAAAAATACCCGTATGGTTTACCAACCACTTGGGGCGGTGAAGGTAAAGAGCTTGAAAGTAATGGCGTACGTTACTATTCATGGGGAGGTATCATTAAGAAAAATCTTATTAACGAAGGCTTAAATCATGTCGATCCAACCCATGTTTTATTACTAGTGCTTAGTTCACTTTTCAAAAAAGAAGCCCATCAAAATGATGGCTTAGTGGGTCGTTTTAGTATGCATTTAGGAAAAGTAATAGGTACTGATTTCCAAATGGATCATGCTGATACTATTAATCAAGTTGCGGGGGTTCATCCTATTACCCCTGATCCAGTAGATTTATACGTTGCACATGCGGCACGTTTAAAAGCTAAAGGGTTGTAA
- a CDS encoding peptide chain release factor 3: MSFATELKNEVEKRRTFAIISHPDAGKTTITEKLLLMGQAISVAGTVKARKSDRHATSDWMEMEKQRGISITTSVMQFPYREHMINLLDTPGHEDFSEDTYRTLTAVDSALMVLDGGKGVEPRTIALMEVCRLRDTPIVSFINKLDRDIRDPIELLDEIEAVLKIKAAPITWPIGCYRDFKGVYHLTEDKIITYTAGHGHERIENRVISGLDTDEAREHLGDLYDDFKEQLELVQGACHKFDKQAFLEGKMTPVFFGTALGNFGVDQVLDAVVDWAPLPLSRMANEREVVPTEEKFTGFVFKIQANMDPKHRDRIAFMRICSGRYQKGMKMYHSRIGKDLKISDALTFFSSEREQLEEAWGGDIIGLHNHGTIQIGDTFTEGEKLSFTGIPHFAPELFRRVRLKDPLKSKQLRQGLQELAEEGATQVFFPERNNDIILGAVGVLQFDVVASRLKEEYKVECLYEAVNVWSARWIECDDKKKLEEFKIKATDNLAIDGGGHLTYLAPTRVNLSLMEERWPDIKFRATREHH; encoded by the coding sequence ATGTCATTTGCCACTGAACTAAAAAACGAAGTTGAAAAACGCCGTACTTTTGCCATTATTTCCCATCCTGATGCGGGTAAAACTACCATTACTGAAAAGTTATTGCTAATGGGGCAAGCTATTAGTGTGGCGGGTACTGTTAAGGCGAGAAAGTCTGATCGTCATGCTACTTCCGATTGGATGGAAATGGAAAAGCAACGGGGTATCTCTATTACTACCTCAGTAATGCAATTTCCTTATCGTGAGCATATGATTAACTTGCTCGATACACCAGGCCATGAGGACTTTTCAGAAGATACTTATCGTACTTTAACTGCAGTGGATAGTGCGTTAATGGTGTTAGATGGTGGTAAAGGGGTTGAACCACGTACTATTGCTTTAATGGAAGTATGTCGTTTACGTGATACACCTATTGTTAGTTTTATTAACAAATTAGACCGTGATATTCGTGATCCTATTGAGCTATTAGACGAAATTGAAGCTGTTTTAAAAATTAAAGCGGCTCCTATTACTTGGCCTATTGGCTGTTATCGTGATTTTAAAGGTGTTTATCATCTTACTGAAGATAAAATTATTACCTATACTGCAGGTCATGGCCACGAGCGTATTGAAAATAGAGTTATTAGTGGCTTAGATACAGATGAAGCACGTGAGCATTTAGGCGATTTATATGATGACTTTAAAGAACAGTTAGAATTGGTTCAGGGAGCTTGTCATAAGTTTGATAAACAAGCCTTTTTGGAAGGTAAAATGACTCCTGTTTTCTTTGGTACTGCATTGGGTAATTTTGGTGTAGATCAAGTATTAGATGCAGTAGTCGATTGGGCACCATTGCCATTATCACGCATGGCTAATGAGCGTGAAGTAGTGCCAACTGAAGAAAAATTTACTGGGTTTGTGTTTAAAATTCAAGCTAATATGGATCCTAAGCATCGTGATCGTATTGCGTTTATGCGTATTTGTTCAGGTCGTTACCAAAAAGGCATGAAAATGTATCATTCTCGCATTGGTAAAGATTTAAAAATTTCGGATGCCCTAACTTTTTTCTCTTCTGAGCGTGAACAGTTAGAAGAAGCATGGGGTGGTGATATTATTGGTTTACACAATCACGGTACTATTCAAATTGGTGATACCTTTACTGAAGGTGAAAAGCTAAGTTTTACAGGTATTCCGCACTTTGCTCCAGAATTATTCCGTCGCGTACGTTTAAAAGACCCATTAAAATCTAAACAGCTTCGTCAAGGCTTACAAGAATTAGCAGAAGAGGGAGCAACCCAAGTTTTCTTCCCAGAACGTAATAATGACATTATTCTTGGTGCTGTGGGGGTGTTGCAGTTTGATGTGGTAGCTAGCCGTTTAAAAGAAGAGTACAAAGTAGAATGTTTGTATGAAGCAGTCAATGTTTGGTCGGCACGTTGGATTGAATGTGACGATAAGAAAAAACTTGAAGAGTTCAAGATTAAAGCAACTGATAACTTAGCGATTGATGGTGGTGGACATCTAACTTATTTAGCACCTACACGTGTTAATTTAAGTTTAATGGAAGAACGTTGGCCTGATATTAAGTTTAGGGCTACTCGCGAACATCACTAA
- the dusA gene encoding tRNA dihydrouridine(20/20a) synthase DusA, with the protein MTATQTTELPPSYRFSVAPMLDWTDRHYRYFMRGLTKHALLYTEMITTGALLYGDAARYLAYNQAEHPVALQLGGSVPSELAACAKMAVQWRYDEVNLNVGCPSDRVQNNLIGACLMAHPKLVADCFKAMQDAVDIPITIKHRIGIDGRESYGELVDFVGQSVEAGCQRFIVHARIAILKGLSPKQNRDIPPLRYEVAAQLKKDFPDTVFILNGGINTMQEANDHLQIFDGVMVGRAAYHNCYEWAQVDQQLFASDESVIARSDAFLRMLPYIEQHVAQGGVVQHISRHLLGIAQGFPGSRRIRQLLSADIHKEDPAKIFAQVLAYLQSTELNG; encoded by the coding sequence ATGACAGCAACACAAACAACTGAGTTACCACCCAGTTATCGTTTTTCTGTAGCCCCCATGTTGGATTGGACTGATCGTCATTATCGCTATTTTATGCGGGGCTTAACTAAACATGCATTACTTTACACCGAAATGATCACCACAGGTGCATTGCTTTATGGTGATGCAGCTAGGTATTTAGCTTATAACCAAGCAGAACATCCAGTTGCTTTGCAGTTAGGTGGAAGTGTTCCTAGTGAGTTAGCTGCATGTGCCAAAATGGCGGTACAATGGCGCTATGATGAGGTTAATCTTAATGTAGGCTGTCCTAGTGATAGGGTGCAAAACAATTTAATTGGCGCTTGTCTAATGGCACATCCTAAATTAGTGGCTGATTGCTTTAAGGCTATGCAAGATGCTGTTGATATTCCTATTACTATCAAACATCGCATAGGCATTGATGGTCGAGAGAGTTATGGTGAGCTAGTAGATTTCGTTGGGCAAAGTGTGGAAGCGGGTTGTCAACGATTTATCGTACATGCACGTATAGCTATTTTAAAAGGGCTTTCTCCTAAACAAAATCGAGATATTCCACCTTTACGTTATGAAGTAGCTGCACAGCTTAAAAAAGATTTTCCAGATACTGTTTTTATTCTAAACGGTGGTATTAATACCATGCAGGAAGCCAATGACCATCTGCAAATCTTTGATGGTGTGATGGTGGGTCGAGCAGCTTATCATAATTGTTATGAATGGGCGCAGGTAGATCAACAGTTGTTTGCTAGTGATGAATCCGTTATTGCTCGTTCAGATGCTTTTTTAAGAATGTTGCCTTATATTGAGCAACATGTCGCTCAGGGTGGCGTAGTACAACATATTAGTCGCCATCTATTAGGCATTGCTCAAGGATTTCCTGGTTCTAGACGTATTCGACAACTGTTATCTGCAGATATTCATAAAGAAGATCCTGCTAAGATATTTGCTCAAGTTTTAGCTTATTTGCAGTCAACAGAGCTAAATGGTTGA